From Camelina sativa cultivar DH55 chromosome 20, Cs, whole genome shotgun sequence, the proteins below share one genomic window:
- the LOC104771064 gene encoding NADP-dependent malic enzyme 3-like: MRDPRYNKGLAFTDKERDAHYITGLLPPVVLSQEVQEKKVMHNLRQYTVPLQRYMALMDLQERNERLFYKLLIDNVEELLPVVYTPTVGEACQKYGSIFRRPQGLYISLKEKGRILEVLKNWPQRGIQVIVVTDGERILGLGDLGCQGMGIPVGKLSLYTALGGIRPSACLPITIDVGTNNEKLLNDEFYIGLRQKRANGEEYSEFLHEFMCAVKQNYGEKVLVQFEDFANHHAFELLSKYCSTHLVFNDDIQGTASVVLAGLIAAQKVLGKSLADHTFLFLGAGEAGTGIAELIALKISKETGTSIDETRKNIWLVDSKGLIVSSRKESLQHFKQPWAHEHEPVKELLEAVNAIKPTVLIGTSGVGKTFTKEVVEAMATFNEKPLILALSNPTSQAECTAEEAYKWTEGRAIFASGSPFDPVEYNGKTFTPGQANNCYIFPGLGLGLIMSGAIRVRDDMLLAASEALAFQVTEENFANGLIYPPFANIRKISANIAASVGDKTYELGLASNLPRPKNLLKMAESCMYSPVYRNFR; encoded by the exons ATGCGTGATCCTCGTTACAATAAAGGACTTGCCTTTACTGATAAAGAGAGAGATGCTCATTACATTACTGGCCTTCTTCCTCCTGTGGTTTTATCTCAAGAAGTTCAG gAGAAGAAGGTGATGCATAATCTTCGTCAGTACACGGTTCCTCTGCAGCGTTACATGGCTCTCATGGATCTACAG GAAAGGAATGAGAGATTGTTTTATAAGCTATTGATTGATAATGTGGAGGAATTGCTTCCGGTTGTGTACACACCGACGGTTGGTGAGGCTTGTCAAAAGTATGGGAGCATATTTAGGAGGCCACAAGGTCTTTACATCAGCTTGAAAGAGAA GGGGAGGATTCTTGAAGTTTTGAAGAATTGGCCACAGAGAGGGATTCAAGTTATTGTTGTCACTGATGGTGAGCGCATTCTCGGTCTTGGTGATCTTGGTTGCCAG GGAATGGGAATCCCTGTTGGGAAGCTTTCACTTTACACAGCTTTGGGAGGAATCCGCCCATCGGCT TGCCTTCCAATCACAATTGATGTTGGTACAAACAATGAGAAGCTTTTGAATGATGAGTTTTACATTGGCCTTAGACAGAAGAGAGCAAATGGAGAG GAATACTCAGAGTTTTTGCATGAGTTCATGTGTGCtgttaaacaaaattatggAGAAAAAGTTTTGGTGCAG TTTGAAGATTTTGCTAACCACCATGCTTTTGAGCTTCTCTCTAAGTACTGCTCTACTCATCTTGTTTTTAACGATGATATCCAA GGTACTGCATCAGTTGTGCTTGCTGGCCTAATTGCTGCTCAGAAAGTACTTGGTAAAAGCCTAGCTGACCATACCTTTTTGTTCTTGGGTGCTGGAGAG GCTGGAACTGGAATCGCTGAGCTAATTGCTCTTAAAATTTCGAAAGAG ACTGGTACATCAATAGATGAAACCCGGAAAAATATATGGCTTGTGGACTCCAAG GGACTGATTGTTAGTTCACGGAAAGAATCTCTTCAGCATTTTAAGCAGCCATGGGCGCATGAACACGAGCCCGTTAAGGAGCTCTTGGAAGCTGTTAAT GCAATCAAGCCAACTGTGCTTATTGGAACCTCTGGTGTGGGCAAGACTTTCACAAAGGAAGTAGTGGAGGCAATGGCCACCTTTAACGAG AAACCTTTGATTCTTGCTCTCTCAAACCCAACTTCTCAAGCCGAGTGCACAGCGGAAGAAGCTTACAAATGGACCGAG GGTCGTGCAATATTTGCAAGTGGAAGCCCATTTGACCCTGTTGAGTATAATGGCAAAACATTCACGCCTGGCcag GCAAACAACTGCTACATTTTCCCGGGTCTCGGTCTTGGTTTGATCATGTCTGGTGCCATTCGTGTCCGTGATGACATGCTTCTAGCAGCTT CGGAAGCACTAGCCTTCCAAGTGACGGAAGAGAATTTTGCGAACGGATTGATCTATCCGCCTTTTGCGAACATCAGGAAGATATCTGCTAACATTGCAGCCAGTGTGGGAGACAAAACCTACGAACTCG GACTGGCATCGAACCTGCCTCGTCCTAAGAACCTCCTGAAGATGGCAGAGAGCTGCATGTACAGCCCTGTCTACAGAAACTTCCGTTAA
- the LOC104771065 gene encoding auxin-responsive protein IAA28-like, which produces MEEEKRLELRLAPPCHQFTSNNKSNGSRQRSSTKETSFVSNNRVDAAPVVGWPPVRQSRRNLAAQLKEEIKKRESDHEEKELYVKINMEGVPIGRKVNLSAFNNYQQLSHAVDQLFSKKDSWDLNRQYTLVYEDTEGDKVLVGDVPWEMFVSTVKRLHVLKTFNASSLSPRKHGKE; this is translated from the exons atggaagaagagaagagattggAGCTAAGGCTGGCTCCTCCCTGCCACCAATTCACTTCCAACAACAAGAGCAATGGATCTAGGCAAAGAAGCTCGACCAAAGAAACATCATTTGTTTCCAATAACAG GGTTGACGCAGCACCGGTGGTGGGATGGCCGCCGGTGAGACAATCCCGGCGAAACCTAGCGGCACAGCTAAAGGAGGAGATAAAGAAGAGGGAGAGTGATCATGAAGAGAAAGAGTTGTACGTAAAGATCAACATGGAAGGAGTTCCCATAGGAAGAAAAGTCAACCTCTCAGCTTTTAACAACTACCAACAGCTTTCACATGCCGTTGACCAACTCTTCTCTAAGAAAGATTCGTGGGATCTAAACAGACAATACACTTTGGTCTACGAAGACACTGAAGGAGATAAAGTTCTGGTGGGAGATGTTCCTTGGGA GATGTTTGTATCGACCGTGAAGAGGTTGCATGTTTTGAAGACCTTCAACGCCTCCTCGCTCTCTC CTAGAAAACATGGCAAGGAATAG
- the LOC104771068 gene encoding ent-kaurene oxidase, chloroplastic, with protein sequence MAFFSILLGFVVSSFIFIIFFKKLLSFTRKNMSEVSTLPSVPVVPGFPVIGNLLELKEKKPHKTFTRWSEVYGPIYSIKMGSSSLIVLNSTETAKEAMVTRFSSISTRKLSKALTVLTCDKSMVATSDYDDFHKLVKRCILNGLLGANAQKRKRHYRDTLIENVSSKLHAHTRDYPQEPVNFRAIFEHELFGVALKQAFGKDVESIYVKELGVTLSRDEIFKILVHDMMEGAIDVDWRDFFPYLKWIPNKSFETRIQQMHKRRLAVMNALIQDRLKQNESETDHDCYLNYLMSEAKTLTMEQIAILVWETIIETADTTLVTTEWAIYELAKHPSVQDRLCKEIQNVCGGETIKEEQLPQVPYLNGVFHETLRKYSPAPLVPIRYAHEDTQIGGYHVPAGSEIAINIYGCNIDKKRWERPEEWLPERFLDNGKYESSDLHKTMAFGAGKRVCAGALQASLMAGIAIGRLVQEFEWKLRDGEEENVDTYGLTSQKLYPLMAIINPRRS encoded by the exons ATggccttcttctccatcctccTTGGTTTTGTTGTCTCctccttcatcttcatcatcttcttcaagaaaCTACTCTCCTTCACCAGAAAGAACATGTCTGAAGTTTCTACTCTCCCTTCTGTTCCAG TTGTGCCAGGGTTTCCGGTTATTGGGAACTTGCTGGaactaaaagagaagaaacctcACAAGACTTTTACTAGATGGTCAGAGGTTTATGGTCCTATTTACTCTATAAAGATGGGTTCTTCCTCTCTTATAGTTCTCAATTCAACTGAGACTGCCAAAGAG GCCATGGTTACTCGGTTTTCATCCATTTCAACAAGGAAGTTGTCAAAAGCGTTGACGGTCCTCACTTGTGACAAGTCTATGGTTGCTACAAGTGATTATGATGATTTCCACAAATTGGTGAAACGGTGTATCTTAAATGGCCTTTTGGGTGCTAATGCACAG aaacgAAAAAGACACTACAGAGATACCCTCATCGAAAATGTGTCTTCCAAGTTGCATGCCCACACGAGGGACTATCCACAAGAACCTGTAAACTTCAGGGCTATATTCGAGCATGAGCTTTTCGGAGTGGCCTTGAAGCAA gcCTTTGGGAAAGATGTAGAGTCCATTTACGTTAAGGAACTCGGTGTGACTTTGTCTAGAGACGAGATCTTCAAGATTTTAGTGCATGACATGATGGAGGGTGCAATTGATGTTGATTGGAGAGACTTCTTCCCATACTTAAAATGGATTCCGAATAAAAGTTTCGAAACAAGAATCCAGCAAATGCATAAACGTAGACTCGCTGTGATGAATGCTCTTATTCAAGATCGACTGAAGCAGAATGAATCTGAAACG GATCATGATTGCTATCTAAACTACTTGATGTCGGAAGCCAAAACACTAACCATGGAGCAAATTGCAATCTTGGTTTGGGAGACGATCATCGAGACAGCTGACACTACTTTGGTCACAACTGAATGGGCGATCTATGAGCTTGCAAAGCATCCAAGTGTCCAAGATCGTCTGTGTAAAGAAATCCAAAATGTCTGCGGAGGAGAAACTATCAAAGAAGAGCAATTACCTCAAGTTCCTTATCTCAATGGAGTCTTCCATGAAACTCTTAGGAAGTACAGTCCGGCTCCTCTAGTTCCCATTCGCTATGCCCACGAGGATACCCAAATCGGAGGCTATCATGTCCCTGCAGGAAGTGAG ATAGCAATAAACATATATGGATGCAACATAGACAAGAAGCGTTGGGAGAGACCAGAGGAATGGTTGCCAGAGAGGTTTCTAGATAATGGAAAATACGAATCGTCGGATCTTCACAAGACAATGGCGTTTGGAGCAGGAAAGAGGGTTTGCGCTGGTGCACTTCAAGCATCTCTCATGGCAGGCATTGCCATTGGGAGATTAGTTCAAGAATTTGAATGGAAGCTTAGAGATGGCGAGGAAGAGAATGTGGATACCTATGGCTTGACCTCTCAGAAGCTCTATCCTCTCATGGCTATTATCAACCCAAGACGTTCTTAG